The genomic stretch TTCCATGAAATTATAATAGTTTGCCATTAAAATTCTTGCTTCTTGATCAGCTTGTTTAAAATAAAAAAGCTCAACCGCACCATTCGGAGGGGGTGCATCGGTAACATCCCCTGAAAATAAAACCTCTTTTTCTTCTGCATAATAATTTGCATCCCAACCAATTTTTCCTGATTCTCCTATCACAGATAAGTCTAAATCTACTCTATTTTTCTTGGTATTTGTCCAATGAATACCGACAATCATATCTTCAGTGGTGGTAACATAAGTACCTGTGGGAAAATATCCTGTAAATTGTTTTTCTGTGGCAGGTAAAGCATAATGAACGTTATGGGGAATATAAATAGTTTTACCCTCGACATTTTTTTTCATATCTTCCACAATGGAATTGACGACAATATCTAAGGCTTGTTGGGTTTTATCTTTAACCATATCCCACCATTCAAAGTCAAATTCTGTTGCCCAACCTTTGCCATTTCTAACTCGATAAACGATCGAATCGGAAATATCCAAGCGGTATTTTAAGGCGTAAGCGAGACGAATTTTGCGGAAAATGGTTGCTTTTTTGATTTTTTGAGCTAAAGTTTCTAAGTCTAATTTTTCATATTTTATTTGACTGGTGACATTATTTAGATAGTCAACGGGGAGAGGTTTATGTAATTTATTCGCTTTTTTTCTTAGTTGATTAAAATATCTTTTATTACTAGAAATCGACTTCATCGCTAAGAATAATGGTTTAAAGCGAAAGAAAATTGAAGCTAAATCATCGGGGGCTTTTTTTAGCAAAGTATCTAAAAATTTGCCGTTAGATTGTTTAATTTTATCGATGAGATATTTATTCTTTATTAGCAAAGATTCATCAGTTAATTTACTGATCAAATGACGTAAAAATTCTACGGGTTCTGATGGTACAATGCCATAAAAGTCATATAGTAAGGCTTTTAATTCTCGGTTGCCGATTTTTTCGACAAAACTAGGATTGAAGTTATGGCTTTTGATGATGTCCATTATATCATCGAGGGTTTCTTGTGCTAAGGCAATACCATCGGCTAAATTGATAATCTGCTCAAGGATTTCCTCAGCCGTCATGGCTTTAATCACCACCAACGGAATATCATCGGTAATAGCAGGTAACTCTAATATTTCTTTGGGGATATAAACTGCGTCTTCTCGATAAATGCCTAGTCTTTCAAAGCCATAGGTTGTAATGTAGTGAATGATTTGTTGCGTAACTAATGATTCCATCGAAGAATCTTGAATTATTTTCCATGATTTATGGAAGGCGGAATTGGCTTTAATTCCTGAAATACCGACAACACTTTCAATAAGATTGAGTAGGTTTTCATCAGGAGCGATCGTATCTTCAAGAATATAACCATTTTGAATTGTTCTTACCAATACTGACTCAGGTAAGTTTTTCTTTTTCTTATCTTTAACTTCGATCACGAAGTGGGGCTGCACGATCACATTAAATAATCTTAACGTTGCTTTATTCATCTTTCAAGATCCTTGAATTATAAAGAGGGCGAGAGATAGTGTTAGTACCCAAAACTAATGGCTTTCGCCACGATAAGGAATCTCTTTTGCCCCCTTTTGTTGGGGAAGGCAGGAGTCGAACCTGCAACCGGCGGGTTATGAGCCAAAATTAGGAACTTGCTTTGCATTCTGCGGAAAGTAATAACCGGTTAATAACCAAAATCAAGGAACTTTCTTTGCATTCTGCGGAAAGTAAGACGCTGCTCTACCATTGAGCTACTTCCCCTTTATTGTTCCTATTTTCAGTTTAACAATAAAATATGAAAAAGTATAACTGTACTTTAGACCAAATTAACACATAAAAGAATCACATCTTTTGAAATCCCTTTAAGTAAAGCAACATGGCAACTAAAACAAGTCTATAATTTTATAGTTCACCCTTGGTTGAATAGGATAAATTTTTTTGATTTTTAGCGAATTTAGAAATACAAAAACTTGGTAATAAACTTATTTTTGTCTATGGGAGCATAACTTTATTTTTAGCGTAAAAACTACGCTTTAATAAGTTAAATTGTGATTGTAAATAATCAGTATTAGGAGTAATATTTCCATAACGCCATTGTACATAACTATTAGTAATTAAATCAACAATTTCTATTTGTTCAATGGTTAAAAATTCTCTTAAGCTATTAGCGTACTCTAAAGGTGTTTGAGCGACATTTTTTCTATAACCTTTTTCTGCTAACAAGTCTAACATTTCGCGATCGAGTTTTTCCAGAGGATGAAGTTTAGCTAATCTCAGACGATATAAAAATTTTTGAGAAAAATTCCATGCTAACCAACTAATAAAAGTAAAGATAATTAAGCCTAAAAAACTAATTAAAATACCGACAAAACTTCCTGTTAAAAATTGCCATAATTTTACAAGCCAATCGGCACTAATAAGATTAGTAATAGTATTAAAAATTTTACTAAATAAAATTGTCAGAAAACTGGTGATAGGAGAAGGCAACCAACTAGCTACCCATTTCCAAAGTTGTCCTAAAACCCCGAAGGTATTGTCATCTTCAAAGGATGGTGGTATGATTTCATGACCGGGAAGAGGATCAAAATAATGCCATCCATAGTTAGGGAAATAGACTTCTGTTAAAGCGTGGGCATCTGTATTATGTACGATATAGTAACCGGTGAAAGGGTTAAATTGTCCACTAGCAAAACCTACAACTAAGCGAGATGGAATATCGATCGATCGTAGCATCATAGTGTAAACTGTAGCGAAATGATCAGGATAACCACCACCATTTTTCAAAAATGCTAGAGTTAAATCTTCTCCGTCTTCTAAGAGGGGAAATTCTGGTTGAATTTGATAATTTTGTTTGATAGCTTGGGCAAGATATAGAGATTTTTCATAGTTTGACTCTAATTTATTCGGAGATTTAGCTAATAATTCTTCCGTTTTAAGTCTTACTTTTTCTCTGATTTCTTCAGGTATTCCTAATTGATATTTAGTAATAGATGAGGGGTAATTATTTCCTGCTTGTTTTAATGCGGTTTGACTCCGATAGGGAACTCGTGATATGGTAGTATAGGTTAAACCTTCAATTAATCCTGTAGGCGATCGTAAACTACCTTCACTATCTAAAGCAACTTGTTCAGTAGGAAAGTATAAGTATTGAGGATAATTAAGAACAGGAATAATATTAGGTAAATCAGAAACTACGGTATAAGTTTGAATAATTTTACGAGTATCACTTTGCAGATAAGGCATACTCAGATTAAACTGATAATTCCAAGGATTGCGGTTAATATCAATAGTCTGGTCTTCTCTGGAAATATTCCATCCTTGTCCTGTATAATGATCAAAGGCTAAAACTCTCCAATAACCGGGTGCTTGAGAGCGTATTCTTAAAACAATCTTTTTCTTTGATATATTGCCTTTTATATTTTGATTAATAGTAGTGTTAAAACCATAGTAAGAAGTATCAGGATTATCGCCACTACCGCCATCTCCTACTGAATCTCCATTTTCTCCTTGACGACTACCATCAGGATTATAACCGGGGTTAACAATTCCTCTATCTTTTTCTCCCGGAGTAAAGTTTTTTTGTAAGCCATCAGGTGCTTTTACGGGAAAACTCTGTAATTTATATCCTGCATAGCGAGGCATAATGGCAAATAAAGACAATCCTAAAACGATGATAATTAAAGCAAAGCTAGTTAACTTTTTTGGGGATAAAACGGAATTTTGCCACCATAGTTGTTTTTTATTAACATTTTTTTCCCGTTGAATTTGCTTATATTCTACTTCCCATATTTTCAATCCCATTCTCGATCGATAATCTAATACCATAGTGGGAATAGCTATGAGTAAAAATAGTAATAACCAAGGTGCGAAAGCTAAAGTTTGAGATAAAGTAGCGGCTACCCCGATTAAAATTAAACCAATAATCATGGAGTAACCTAAATCTTTTCTTCTCGGTAAATCGAAACTATGTAAAACCTGTAATTGTACTAAAAACTCTGCCAATACTAGACGATTATCAAATATACTCTCTAAAAGATTGCCTAAAAATAATACTAATGTTACGATCATAGCGATCGCTAAACCAAATTTAAGACTAATATTACGTTGTTTTCTTCTTCGCCAACTAACAACACTCCCCACAATACTTAAAGGAATTGCCCAAACACTCATCGGAAATGAACTTTTAGCCGCTACATCGGTAGCAATAATTCCCACTATTACCATTATTTGCACTAAGATTCGCAATAAAATAGATTCTTCCGTTTTTGGTGATGGAAAAGATTCTATCTGTTTGATAATAGCCTTAAAACTGGGAATTTTAGGTAAGTTTTCCATGAAGAAAATTAATAATTAACAATGGACAATAAGAGAATTTTAACGTCTATTTTGAATAAACCGCTATGAAGTCAATAGTCGTAATTCTTCATTTTTCATTCTGTTGCTAATCGTGAGTAAATGAGACAAAAATCAGGTTAAGATTTTAATATGAATAAATATTGAAAAATATTATTGTGAATTTACCTTTGAATATGAACACAAATTTAGTTGTAGAAAAAGAAAAATTAGAAAATCCTCCTCTCGAAATGCACTATTTGGGGGATAAAGTTTTACGTCAACCGACAAAAAGAGTAGCTAAAGTTGATGATAGTATTCGGGAGTTAGCAAAAGAGATGTTGCAAACGATGTATAGTGAAAATGGCATTGGATTAGCCGCCCCTCAAATTGGTGTTAATAAACAAATTATTGTCATTGACTGTCAACCAGATAACCCAAATAATCCGCCTCTGATTCTTATCAATCCTGAAATCAAAAGATTTAGTAAAGATTTATGCGTTATGGAAGAAGGATGTTTAAGTATTCCCCAAGTGTTTTTAGAAGTAACTCGTCCCCGATCGATCGAAGTAGTGTATAAAGATGAATATGGCAAACAGAAGAAAATAAAGGCAATGGGTTTATTATCCCGTGTCATTCAACACGAAATGGATCATCTAAATGGGGTATTATTTGTTGATAGAGTACAAAATAGCTTTGCTTTAACAGAGGAATTAAATAAAAAAGGTTTTTCTGTTTCTGCCGTGCAACCCATAAGTTAAGATAAGGGATTGCTGACTAAAAGTATAAAACAGAAATATAGAAAAATCATGAGTCAAAACCTGATAATTCTTAGTGTCTTTGCGCCTTTGCGAGAGATAATATCATACTTTGTTTGTCAAGCATTATTAACCTATATATTAAAAATATCAACTAAAAAAATATGAATAATCAAGGAAAAGGACAAGGATTTGGATTCGGCTTAGGTAAAATGAAAGAATTAGCCGCCGCCTTTCAAAAAGCTCAGCAGATACAAGAAGATGCTAAAAATCTTCAAGCAGAGTTGGAAGCCATGGAAATTGAAGCTCAAAGTGCTGATGGTTTCGTTATTGTAAAAGTTAGTGGAGATCAAAAACCTCTTAGTATAGATATTAAACCCGAAGCCTTAGTGGGTAAAAGTGCGGAAGAATTATCAGAATTTGTCACTGCTGTTGTCAAAGATGCACATCAAAAATCTACTGAGATAATGAGAGAAAAAATGGAATCTCTCACCGGTAATTTAGGTTTACCCGGAATGTAGTCAATTTTAGGAATTAGGAATGAATAATTTTAGCTATTTTGCTTGATTTTGTTATGGAAAAAACTAAATTACTTTTTGTTTGTCTTGGTAATATTTGTCGATCGCCTTCAGCAGAAAATATTATGAATTATTTAATCGAAAAAGAAGGTTTAAGCAATGAATTTGAGTGTGATTCTGCCGGTACATCAAGATACCATCTAGGGGCTTCCCCTGATAAGAGAATGAGTATTTCTGCTAAAAAAAGAGGGATAATATTAAAGGGAAAAGCAAGACAAATAGAAGAATTTGATCTGGAATATTATGATTTAATTTTAGCAATGGATAAGTCTAATTATGTTGATATTTTAGCTCTCGATCGAAGTGGAAAATATAAAGATAAAATAAAATTAATGTGTGATTTTACCACAAAATTTAAAGACAAAGAAGTACCCGATCCTTATTATGGAGGAGAATCAGGTTTTGACTATGTAATTGATTTGTTATTAGACTCTTGTCAAGGATTATTAGATTATTGTCAAAAAAACAAATAATTGTTGTATCAAATTCTCATAAATTTTCTTGACGTTTCAATTGACTTGTCCATTGTCCATGAATGTTAACTCCATAGGGTATAAAGTAAGTTAAGATAGCTGAAATCCATCTTTGTCGAGTCATATTTTCTGTTATCAAAGCGTTTCCATGATTAATAAGAAAAAGAATTGTCCCGACACAAAAAGCCACTTTTATTGCTGATAGCCTAAACTGAGGATTAAATAAATTTTGCCAATAATCAATGATATTTGTAAGCATAATTTAAAGTCTTTAGAAATATTTTTAACAAGATTTAACAAATATAAATCATAGCAGTTTCAATATTAAAATTGATATTTTATAAGGATATAGAAGTTTGCAGTTTTTAATGACTGAAAATCATAAATTAATTTTAACTAAAACTTTTACTCCTTAATCTTTGACTTTCTAACATGGGTTGCTTTTTGCCTACTTTCACCAGTAAAATTAGATTCTTCTTAAGTTTAATTATCGATCGAGTAAGCTATTTCCTCTCATATTGAAATTAGAAATCATGACTATAACCGATGATACACAACCTTTAACTATCAGTGAATTTCCCACTAAACGTCAACTATGGTTTGCTGCAATAAAACCGCCTATGTACACTGTAGCTATTATTCCCATTAGTTTTGGGACTGCCTTGGCTTACAAAGAAACGGGTATTTTTGATTTAAAAATTTTTATCACTTTTTTATTGTCCGCAATTTCGATTATTGCATGGCTAAATTTGAGTAATGATGTTTTTGATGCAGACACAGGAATTGACGTAAATAAAGCCCATTCAGTAGTGAATCTGACGGGAAATAAAAGCCTTGTTTTCTGGATTAGTGTGGTGTTTTTATTGTTAGGATTAGGAGGCATTTTCTTTATTAATTATTGGTTAAAAGATTGGACTGTCTTATGGTTAATTATCGCTTCCTGTGCCTTGGGTTATAGTTATCAAGGGCCACCTTTTCGGTTCGGTTATTTAGGATTAGGAGAAATAATCTGTTTTTTCACTTTTGGGCCTATGGCGATCGCATCTGCTTATTATAGTCAAACTCAAAATTTCTCTGTGTCTTCTGTGTGGGCATCAAGTATTATCGGAATATCCACTTCAATTATTCTTTTCTGTTCCCATTTTCATCAAGTGAAAGACGACATCGCTGCTGGTAAAAAATCCCCCATTGTTAGACTAGGTACAGATTTAGGCTCAAAAGTATTAACAATTTCTGTAATCCTATTTTATGGCTTCTGTGTTGTGTTAACCGTAATCAAAATACTGCCCTATAGTGCTTTAATAGTAATGCTAAGTCTCCCGATCGCTTACCAATTAACTAACCATGTAAATAAATACCACAATCAACCAGATAAAGTTAAAAATAGTAAATTTATCGCAGTGAATCTACACTTTTTAAGCGGTGTATTGTTATGTCTCGGTTTAATTTAATTTATCAAGATCTCAAAAATATCATAAAGTTACCTATTTATAAAAATTTTAAAACATTATTAGTTCCTTTTTTTCGCAAAAATTATGGCAAAAACAGAACCAAAACGAACCTTTTTATTAGAATTTGAAAAACCGTTAGTAGAACTACAGGCAAAAATTGATCAAATTCGAGAATTAGCCGAACAAAATCAAGTTGACGTATCAGAAAGACTTAAAGAATTAGAAGATAGAGCAGAACAGTTACGGCAAGAAATTTTTAGTACTCTTACTCCCTCCCAAAAATTACAAATTGCTCGTCATCCTCGTCGCCCTTCTACTCTTGATTATGTTCAAGCAATGACGGATGAATGGTTTGAATTGCATGGCGATCGTAGAGGTTATGATGATCCTGCACTTATTGGGGGTATTGCCAGATTAGATGGTCGTGCAGTGGTAATTATTGGACATCAAAAAGGACGAGATACCAAAGATAACGTCGCTCGTAATTTTGGCATGGCATCTCCCGGAGGTTATCGTAAAGCCATGCGTTTAATGGAACACGCCAACCGTTTTTCTATGCCTATTATTACCTTTATTGACACTCCGGGAGCTTATGCAGGGGTTGAAGCAGAAAAATTAGGTCAAGGGGAAGCGATCGCTTATAATCTCAGAGAAATGTTTAGTTTAGACGTTCCTATTATTACTACAGTAATTGGAGAAGGAGGATCCGGCGGTGCATTAGGTATTGGAGTAGCAGAAAGATTGATGATGTTTGAACACTCCGTTTACACCGTAGCGAGTCCGGAAGCCTGTGCCGCTATTTTGTGGAAAGATGCTAAAAAATCTGATCAAGCTGCGATCGCTCTTAAAATTACAGCTAAAGACTTAAAAGAGTTAGGAATCATTGATCAAATCTTACCTGAACCTCCCAGATGCGCTCATTCCGATCCTTTAGCCACTGCGGCCATTCTCAAAAAAGCAATTTTAGACAACTTGGAATACCTATCTAACCTCACTCCCCAACAAAGAAAAGAACTGAGATATGAAAAATTCCGTAATTTAGGAGTGTTTTTGGAAACAGAATCAGCGTCATAGCTCATAATCTCAATTTTTGACGATTTTTCGAGATTTAAGAGTTGTCATTTTTAATTTATTATTCGTAATTCTTTATTATAGTCTCAAACCATGATATTGTGATTTTTACAAACAAATTTGAATCTAGTTTCTAGCTAAAATTAATTATGTCTTCTTCCCAATTTTCTTCAGAAAGTGGGCAATATGATGATACCGAGATTGTCACTATTTATGATGAAGAAGGGCGATCGCTCTCTTGTTATGTAGAAAACGAAATCGAGTATGATGGTAAGGCCTATGTTTTATTAATGCCCATAGACTTGGCTATTGTTATTCTAACAGAAGAAATCAGCGATGATGACGAAGAATACGGCGAAACCGTCATGGTGGATGATAGTGACGAAGTTGAAGCTATTTTCGATGATGCAAAAGCCGTATTAGGAGAGTTAAACCTTTATCTCAAAAGGACAGGTTTTATTTTAACTGCCAGTGGAGAATTACCCCCCCTAGAAGAAAATAATATTATCAGTTTAGAAATAGAAGAACACGCTTCGGAAATTGAACCAGAAGAATTACAATTTTTGGCTAGTTTCTATAGCTTCGAGCAAAAATACAATATTTGTACTCCCCTTACCCCTATTTTATTTGTAGGAGAAAGAAAGAGTTTTGGTAAAATCGAGGTTTTCCAAGCTGAGGAAGAAGAATTAAGTTTTATCCTTGAAGAATTGTTGTTTGACGAAGACTACGACGACAATTAGGAATGACGAATGAGGAATTATAAAATTTTCCTCGTCTTCTTTTCCTCTTATCTTCATCCGTAAAACATCCTAACTAATCCATTCTGTGTGGAAGAATTCTCCTCTGGGTTTATCTGTGCGCTCGTA from Geminocystis sp. NIES-3709 encodes the following:
- a CDS encoding DUF3488 and DUF4129 domain-containing transglutaminase family protein, whose amino-acid sequence is MENLPKIPSFKAIIKQIESFPSPKTEESILLRILVQIMVIVGIIATDVAAKSSFPMSVWAIPLSIVGSVVSWRRRKQRNISLKFGLAIAMIVTLVLFLGNLLESIFDNRLVLAEFLVQLQVLHSFDLPRRKDLGYSMIIGLILIGVAATLSQTLAFAPWLLLFLLIAIPTMVLDYRSRMGLKIWEVEYKQIQREKNVNKKQLWWQNSVLSPKKLTSFALIIIVLGLSLFAIMPRYAGYKLQSFPVKAPDGLQKNFTPGEKDRGIVNPGYNPDGSRQGENGDSVGDGGSGDNPDTSYYGFNTTINQNIKGNISKKKIVLRIRSQAPGYWRVLAFDHYTGQGWNISREDQTIDINRNPWNYQFNLSMPYLQSDTRKIIQTYTVVSDLPNIIPVLNYPQYLYFPTEQVALDSEGSLRSPTGLIEGLTYTTISRVPYRSQTALKQAGNNYPSSITKYQLGIPEEIREKVRLKTEELLAKSPNKLESNYEKSLYLAQAIKQNYQIQPEFPLLEDGEDLTLAFLKNGGGYPDHFATVYTMMLRSIDIPSRLVVGFASGQFNPFTGYYIVHNTDAHALTEVYFPNYGWHYFDPLPGHEIIPPSFEDDNTFGVLGQLWKWVASWLPSPITSFLTILFSKIFNTITNLISADWLVKLWQFLTGSFVGILISFLGLIIFTFISWLAWNFSQKFLYRLRLAKLHPLEKLDREMLDLLAEKGYRKNVAQTPLEYANSLREFLTIEQIEIVDLITNSYVQWRYGNITPNTDYLQSQFNLLKRSFYAKNKVMLP
- the def gene encoding peptide deformylase, with protein sequence MNTNLVVEKEKLENPPLEMHYLGDKVLRQPTKRVAKVDDSIRELAKEMLQTMYSENGIGLAAPQIGVNKQIIVIDCQPDNPNNPPLILINPEIKRFSKDLCVMEEGCLSIPQVFLEVTRPRSIEVVYKDEYGKQKKIKAMGLLSRVIQHEMDHLNGVLFVDRVQNSFALTEELNKKGFSVSAVQPIS
- a CDS encoding YbaB/EbfC family nucleoid-associated protein, with the translated sequence MNNQGKGQGFGFGLGKMKELAAAFQKAQQIQEDAKNLQAELEAMEIEAQSADGFVIVKVSGDQKPLSIDIKPEALVGKSAEELSEFVTAVVKDAHQKSTEIMREKMESLTGNLGLPGM
- a CDS encoding low molecular weight protein-tyrosine-phosphatase; the encoded protein is MEKTKLLFVCLGNICRSPSAENIMNYLIEKEGLSNEFECDSAGTSRYHLGASPDKRMSISAKKRGIILKGKARQIEEFDLEYYDLILAMDKSNYVDILALDRSGKYKDKIKLMCDFTTKFKDKEVPDPYYGGESGFDYVIDLLLDSCQGLLDYCQKNK
- the nrtS gene encoding nitrate/nitrite transporter NrtS, whose product is MLTNIIDYWQNLFNPQFRLSAIKVAFCVGTILFLINHGNALITENMTRQRWISAILTYFIPYGVNIHGQWTSQLKRQENL
- the menA gene encoding 2-carboxy-1,4-naphthoquinone phytyltransferase, which codes for MTITDDTQPLTISEFPTKRQLWFAAIKPPMYTVAIIPISFGTALAYKETGIFDLKIFITFLLSAISIIAWLNLSNDVFDADTGIDVNKAHSVVNLTGNKSLVFWISVVFLLLGLGGIFFINYWLKDWTVLWLIIASCALGYSYQGPPFRFGYLGLGEIICFFTFGPMAIASAYYSQTQNFSVSSVWASSIIGISTSIILFCSHFHQVKDDIAAGKKSPIVRLGTDLGSKVLTISVILFYGFCVVLTVIKILPYSALIVMLSLPIAYQLTNHVNKYHNQPDKVKNSKFIAVNLHFLSGVLLCLGLI
- the accA gene encoding acetyl-CoA carboxylase carboxyl transferase subunit alpha; the protein is MAKTEPKRTFLLEFEKPLVELQAKIDQIRELAEQNQVDVSERLKELEDRAEQLRQEIFSTLTPSQKLQIARHPRRPSTLDYVQAMTDEWFELHGDRRGYDDPALIGGIARLDGRAVVIIGHQKGRDTKDNVARNFGMASPGGYRKAMRLMEHANRFSMPIITFIDTPGAYAGVEAEKLGQGEAIAYNLREMFSLDVPIITTVIGEGGSGGALGIGVAERLMMFEHSVYTVASPEACAAILWKDAKKSDQAAIALKITAKDLKELGIIDQILPEPPRCAHSDPLATAAILKKAILDNLEYLSNLTPQQRKELRYEKFRNLGVFLETESAS
- a CDS encoding DUF3727 domain-containing protein — encoded protein: MSSSQFSSESGQYDDTEIVTIYDEEGRSLSCYVENEIEYDGKAYVLLMPIDLAIVILTEEISDDDEEYGETVMVDDSDEVEAIFDDAKAVLGELNLYLKRTGFILTASGELPPLEENNIISLEIEEHASEIEPEELQFLASFYSFEQKYNICTPLTPILFVGERKSFGKIEVFQAEEEELSFILEELLFDEDYDDN